A single Euwallacea similis isolate ESF13 chromosome 1, ESF131.1, whole genome shotgun sequence DNA region contains:
- the LOC136410145 gene encoding odorant receptor 67c-like: MKQVNNNLLLKIALFFVGLRFFAPNSRTSKSFFYLWMLIWGGNTLNIGILFITNVLKKNYSEIPENFAYLVGHSGTALGCILFGLHNKEWKELFEFLLGPYQPFGKSSQFEKLKALGNFLGKVLLTYISSGLVVYTTFEILDENECEKRYNGAKMCGVLNPTWVPSQIHLTVLEKRFILVYQMMSSFFMACIVFTIFLTYHASLLIADRANGLCTLFDEMCLIPNPETQFQAFTNWVNYHEDTIRLCSRLNKVYKKTVGHITLLVAVTLAFLGYQLMRDSSLKCLVYISGYLLLIFVCCHSGQLLEDQMMKVGRAVYLSQWYHSSQEIREWIPFIILRSQQRIALDALPIGSANNILLLTVIKTTYSYLTLLQQTIER; this comes from the exons ATGAAGCAAGTGAATAACAACTTATTACTCAAAATTGCCCTATTTTTCGTAGGTCTGCGATTCTTCGCCCCTAACAGCCGGACTTCAAAATCGTTCTTTTATCTTTGGATGCTCATATGGGGTGGTAACACCCTTAACATTGGCATTCTCTTTATTACCAACGTGTTAA aaaaaaactaCAGTGAAATTCCAGAGAACTTTGCCTACCTCGTAGGTCACTCTGGCACTGCCCTTGGGTGCATCCTCTTTGGCCTTCACAACAAGGAATGGAAGGAATTGTTTGAGTTCTTATTGGGGCCTTACCAACCGTTCGGAAAATCCTCACAGTTTGAAAAGCTCAAGGCACTAGGAAATTTCTTAGGCAAAGTGCTATTAACCTACATTTCTAGTGGCCTTGTCGTTTACACCACTTTCGAAATTCTCGACGAAAATGAGTGCGAAAAG AGATACAATGGAGCAAAAATGTGTGGGGTTTTAAACCCCACATGGGTGCCCTCACAAATACACCTCACAGTGTTAGAAAAACGCTTTATCTTGGTCTACCAAATGATGTCCTCGTTCTTCATGGCCTGCATAGTTTTCACCATTTTCCTGACTTACCACGCAAGCCTTTTAATTGCAGATAGAGCTAATGGCCTTTGCACCCTTTTTGATGAAATGTGTCTTATTCCCAACCCAGAAACCCAGTTCCAGGCCTTTACCAATTGGGTAAACTACCACGAGGACACCATTAG GTTATGCTCCAGGTTAAATAAGGTTTACAAAAAAACCGTAGGACACATCACTTTGTTGGTGGCCGTAACCCTGGCTTTCCTGGGGTATCAGCTAATGAGGGACAGTAGTCTCAAGTGCTTGGTTTACATCTCTGGATATCTCTTGCTGATTTTTGTGTGCTGCCATTCTGGACAGCTCCTGGAAGACCAG ATGATGAAAGTGGGGAGGGCCGTGTATTTGAGCCAATGGTACCACAGCAGCCAGGAAATTAGAGAGTGGATTCCCTTCATTATCCTCAGAAGCCAGCAGAGAATTGCCCTAGATGCCTTGCCCATAGGCAGTGCCAATAATATTCTCCTTCTTACA GTAATTAAAACAACCTACTCTTATCTGACTCTGCTACAGCAAACGATCGAAAGATAA
- the Ipk2 gene encoding inositol polyphosphate multikinase, translating into MGKFEIQSMPVQKSENNYICVHSTCKELYFNGGSNVPTQNSNGISKALVNGFQEMGIAQNGLESTDVAEEEDSEEVLDGIPQGMEVLTNQVAGHLINDSGGVGMLKKDGLAFKPLLKKECAEREIKLYEHLDRTVDRSLIEMRQLVPKYHGVQKLKIKDKEIDFLVLEDLTKDFKEPCIMDIKIGRRTWDPHASYNKIIAEQNKYHECKRDLGFCIPGSQVYKIANNQLVKYDNEYGKKLDKDGAREAIKMFLNADTHHFCRKLLVQLLASLWQIQHFARSQRRLKLYATSILLVYDARRLKEHVEVKKPVKQHPRPSLVRHRSLYRPLSLAQLNNGCERVPTGFSGQLTPDGPILKYPCNKIVNMDWPKAVNNNNTWQKSIHTLRRTHSFQNNYDKDVQNKKQSYSYILDDLCSESKSEVWATAKLIDFAHVYLSDSTEVDRNYLDGVENLIKMFEDFLSETEE; encoded by the exons ATGGGGAAATTCGAAATTCAGTCGATGCCCGTCCAAAAGAGTGAGAACAATTACATCTGCGTGCATTCCACTTGCAAGGAACTGTACTTCAACGGAGGGTCTAACGTTCCCACCCAAAACTCCAACGGGATTAGTAAAGCGTTAGTCAATGGATTCCAGGAAATGGGCATCGCCCAGAACGGTTTAGAGTCCACTGATGTGGCCGAGGAGGAGGACAGCGAGGAGGTTCTGGACGGCATTCCGCAGGGAATGGAAGTGCTCACGAATCAGGTTGCTGGACATCTCATAAACGATTCAGGGGGCGTTG GAATGTTGAAAAAGGATGGCCTGGCTTTCAAGCCTCTGTTGAAAAAAGAGTGTGCGGAGAGGGAGATTAAATTGTACGAGCATTTAGACAGGACAGTGGACCGGTCTCTTATTGAAATGCGACAACTTGTGCCAAAGTACCATGGGGTTCAAAAA ctaaaaattaaagacaaGGAAATAGATTTCCTGGTTTTGGAAGATTTGACTAAGGACTTCAAGGAGCCCTGCATTATGGACATTAAAATCGGAAGGAGGACGTGGGATCCCCATGCTtcttataacaaaattattgctGAACAG AACAAGTATCACGAATGCAAACGGGATCTTGGCTTCTGCATACCGGGGTCCCAAGTATATAAAATAGCCAATAATCAACTAGTCAAGTATGATAACGAATACGGGAAGAAGCTGGATAAAGACGGTGCCAGAGAAG cgataaaaatgttcctcaatgCCGACACTCACCACTTCTGCCGAAAACTACTAGTGCAATTATTAGCGTCCTTGTGGCAAATCCAACATTTCGCTCGAAGTCAAAGGAGGCTCAAACTATATGCCACTTCCATTTTATTGGTTTACGACGCGCGAAGGTTGAAGGAGCATGTCGAGGTTAAGAAGCCAGTGAAGCAACATCCTAGGCCATCGTTAGTTAGACATCGAAGTTTATATag ACCACTAAGCTTGGCTCAACTAAACAACGGCTGCGAGCGAGTCCCCACAGGATTTAGTGGTCAATTGACGCCCGATGGGCCAATCCTAAAGTATCCCTGCAATAAAATTGTCAACATGGATTGGCCGAAAGCCGTGAATAACAATAACACTTGGCAAAAGTCGATCCACACTTTAAGGCGAACTCATTCGTTCCAGAATAACTATGACAAAGATGTACAGAATAAGAAACAAAGCTACAGCTACATTTTGGACGACTTGTGCAGTGAGAGTAAAAGTGAG